One region of Flavobacterium pisciphilum genomic DNA includes:
- a CDS encoding citrate synthase codes for MSKIATLEVDGKKIELPVITGSENESAVDINKLRDLTGFITLDPGYKNSGSCTSEITFLDGELGILRYRGYSIEDLAEQASFPEVSYLLIFGELPTAQQLAQFDADIKKHTLVNEEMKNIIDGFPKTAHPMGVLSALTSALTAFNPKAVNVENEKEMYEAICKTIAKFLVIATWTYRKTMGYPLNYYDNTKGYVENFMQLMFKLPTGPYAANPIVVNALDKLFILHGDHEQNCSTSTVRMVGSSHAGLFASISAGVSALWGPLHGGANQAVLEMLEEINKDGGDTDKFMAKAKDKNDPFRLMGFGHRVYKNFDPRARIIKKAADEVLNTLGVDDPILAIAKKLEEAALEDEYFKSRSLYPNVDFYSGIIYRALGIPTDMFTVMFAIGRLPGWIAQWKEMRENKEPIGRPRQIYTGHPLREFKSNK; via the coding sequence ATGTCAAAAATAGCTACCCTAGAAGTAGATGGTAAGAAGATTGAACTTCCTGTTATAACTGGAAGCGAAAATGAATCTGCTGTCGATATTAACAAATTACGTGATTTAACTGGTTTCATTACTCTTGATCCAGGATATAAAAATTCAGGTTCTTGTACAAGTGAAATTACCTTTTTAGATGGAGAATTAGGAATTTTACGTTACAGAGGATACTCAATTGAGGATTTAGCTGAGCAAGCAAGTTTTCCTGAAGTGTCTTATCTATTAATTTTTGGAGAGTTGCCAACTGCTCAACAATTAGCACAATTTGATGCTGATATTAAAAAGCATACTTTGGTAAACGAAGAAATGAAAAATATCATTGATGGTTTTCCAAAAACAGCACACCCGATGGGCGTATTGTCTGCATTGACAAGTGCTTTGACAGCTTTTAATCCAAAAGCAGTTAATGTAGAAAATGAAAAAGAAATGTATGAGGCTATTTGTAAAACAATAGCTAAGTTTCTTGTTATTGCTACATGGACTTATAGAAAAACAATGGGTTATCCATTGAATTATTATGACAACACAAAAGGATATGTAGAGAACTTTATGCAATTAATGTTTAAATTGCCTACAGGACCTTACGCAGCAAATCCTATTGTTGTTAATGCATTAGATAAATTATTTATTTTACATGGAGATCATGAGCAAAATTGTTCTACGTCTACAGTAAGAATGGTAGGTTCTTCTCATGCTGGTTTATTTGCTTCAATCTCAGCTGGAGTTTCTGCACTTTGGGGACCACTTCATGGAGGTGCAAATCAAGCAGTTCTTGAAATGCTAGAAGAGATTAATAAAGATGGTGGAGATACAGATAAATTCATGGCGAAAGCCAAAGATAAAAATGATCCTTTCCGTTTAATGGGATTTGGTCATAGAGTTTATAAGAACTTTGATCCAAGAGCTAGAATTATTAAGAAAGCAGCAGATGAAGTTTTGAATACATTAGGAGTTGATGATCCAATTTTGGCTATTGCTAAAAAACTGGAGGAAGCAGCTCTTGAAGATGAATACTTTAAATCAAGAAGTTTATATCCTAACGTAGATTTCTACTCTGGAATTATTTACAGAGCATTAGGGATTCCTACAGATATGTTTACAGTAATGTTTGCTATAGGAAGATTACCAGGATGGATTGCGCAATGGAAAGAAATGCGTGAAAATAAAGAACCAATTGGTAGACCTCGACAAATATATACTGGTCACCCTTTAAGAGAATTCAAATCGAATAAATAA
- the eno gene encoding phosphopyruvate hydratase, whose translation MSIIIKIHARQIFDSRGNPTIEVDVVTDNGVLGRAAVPSGASTGEHEAVELRDGGKAFLGKGVLNAVKNVNTIIAEELVGVSVFEQNVIDQAMIDLDGTPNKSKLGANAILGVSLAVAKAAANELGLPLYRYVGGVSANTLPVPMMNIINGGSHSDAPIAFQEFMIFPVKATSFSHSMQMGTEIFHSLKKVLHDRGLSTAVGDEGGFAPNLPGGTEDALDTIKKAVENAGYTFGDEIMIALDCAAAEFYVNGKYDYSKFEGETGKVRTSAEQVDYLAELVAKYPIISIEDGMDENDWDGWKLLTEKIGHKVQLVGDDLFVTNVERLSTGIEKGIANSILIKVNQIGTLTETIAAVNMAKNAGYTSVMSHRSGETEDNTIADLAVALNCGQIKTGSASRSDRMAKYNQLLRIEEELGSTAYFPGLNAFKIK comes from the coding sequence ATGAGTATTATAATAAAAATTCACGCAAGACAGATTTTTGATTCTAGAGGTAATCCTACTATTGAGGTTGATGTAGTTACAGACAACGGAGTTTTAGGAAGAGCAGCAGTTCCATCTGGAGCTTCTACAGGAGAGCATGAAGCGGTAGAATTACGTGATGGAGGAAAAGCTTTCCTAGGTAAAGGAGTTTTAAATGCAGTGAAAAATGTAAATACTATTATTGCAGAAGAATTAGTTGGTGTTTCAGTATTTGAACAAAATGTAATCGATCAAGCTATGATTGATTTAGATGGAACTCCAAATAAATCTAAATTAGGAGCAAACGCGATTTTAGGTGTTTCTCTTGCTGTTGCCAAAGCTGCAGCTAATGAATTAGGTTTACCTTTGTATAGATATGTAGGTGGCGTTTCAGCAAATACATTGCCAGTTCCAATGATGAACATTATCAATGGAGGTTCACACTCTGATGCTCCGATTGCTTTTCAAGAATTCATGATTTTCCCTGTAAAAGCAACTTCTTTTTCTCACTCTATGCAAATGGGAACTGAGATTTTTCATAGCTTGAAAAAAGTATTACATGACAGAGGTTTAAGTACAGCTGTTGGTGATGAAGGAGGTTTTGCTCCAAATTTACCAGGTGGTACTGAAGATGCTTTGGATACTATTAAAAAAGCAGTTGAAAATGCTGGATATACTTTCGGAGATGAAATCATGATTGCTCTTGATTGTGCTGCTGCTGAATTTTATGTAAACGGTAAATATGATTACTCGAAGTTTGAAGGTGAAACTGGTAAAGTTAGAACTTCTGCAGAGCAAGTTGATTATTTGGCTGAATTAGTAGCTAAATATCCAATTATATCTATCGAAGATGGAATGGATGAAAATGATTGGGATGGATGGAAATTACTTACTGAAAAAATTGGACATAAAGTGCAATTAGTAGGTGATGATTTGTTTGTAACTAATGTTGAACGTTTGTCTACAGGAATTGAGAAAGGAATTGCAAATTCTATTCTTATAAAAGTAAACCAAATTGGTACTTTAACTGAGACTATCGCAGCAGTGAATATGGCAAAAAATGCAGGTTATACTTCAGTAATGTCTCACCGTTCGGGAGAAACAGAGGATAATACAATTGCAGATTTAGCAGTTGCATTAAACTGTGGGCAGATTAAGACTGGTTCAGCTTCACGTTCAGATCGTATGGCAAAATACAATCAATTATTAAGAATTGAAGAAGAGTTAGGAAGTACTGCTTATTTTCCTGGATTAAACGCTTTTAAGATTAAATAA
- the carA gene encoding glutamine-hydrolyzing carbamoyl-phosphate synthase small subunit, with protein sequence MKYTTRQSAILLLSDGTIFHGKSIGISGTTFGEVCFNTGMTGYQEIFTDPSYFGQIMVATNAHIGNYGVNDSEIESDSIKISGLVCKNFSFNYSREGASESLESYFIKENLICISDVDTRALVSYIRDNGAMNAVICTDGTSIEDLKIALANVPNMEGLELASKVSTTEPYFYGDENATYKISALDLGIKKNILRNLAKRDCYIKVFPYDSTFKDLSAFNPDGYFLSNGPGDPDPLFGAIEVAKEILANNKPLFGICLGHQVIALANGVSTYKMFNGHRGINHPVKNIITGKGEITSQNHGFAVNKEELDNHPDLEITHLHLNDETVAGMRMKNKNCFSVQYHPEASPGPHDSSYLFDQFIENIKGN encoded by the coding sequence ATGAAATATACAACACGACAAAGCGCCATTCTTTTATTAAGTGACGGAACAATTTTTCACGGAAAATCAATCGGAATTAGTGGTACAACTTTTGGCGAAGTTTGCTTTAATACTGGAATGACAGGATATCAAGAAATCTTTACTGATCCTTCTTATTTTGGTCAAATTATGGTTGCTACCAATGCACATATTGGGAATTATGGTGTAAATGATTCAGAAATAGAATCGGATAGCATCAAGATATCAGGATTGGTTTGTAAAAACTTTAGCTTCAACTATTCTAGAGAAGGTGCTTCAGAGAGTTTAGAGTCTTATTTTATAAAAGAAAATCTTATTTGTATCTCTGATGTTGATACAAGAGCATTAGTAAGTTATATAAGAGATAACGGAGCAATGAATGCTGTAATATGTACAGATGGTACTTCTATAGAAGATTTAAAAATTGCCTTGGCAAATGTTCCGAATATGGAAGGGTTGGAACTTGCTTCAAAGGTTTCAACAACTGAACCATATTTTTATGGAGATGAAAATGCAACTTATAAAATCTCAGCATTAGATTTAGGGATAAAGAAGAACATTTTACGCAATCTGGCAAAAAGAGATTGTTATATTAAAGTGTTTCCATACGATTCAACTTTTAAAGATTTATCGGCTTTTAATCCAGATGGATATTTCTTGTCAAATGGACCTGGTGATCCAGATCCATTATTTGGTGCAATTGAAGTGGCTAAAGAAATTTTAGCAAATAATAAACCATTATTCGGGATTTGTTTAGGACATCAAGTTATTGCTTTGGCAAATGGAGTTTCTACCTATAAGATGTTTAACGGGCATCGTGGAATAAATCACCCTGTTAAAAACATCATTACAGGAAAAGGAGAGATTACCTCTCAAAATCATGGTTTTGCAGTTAATAAAGAGGAATTAGATAATCATCCAGATCTAGAGATTACACATTTACATCTTAACGATGAAACTGTTGCTGGTATGCGTATGAAAAATAAAAATTGTTTTTCAGTACAGTACCACCCGGAAGCAAGTCCTGGACCACATGATTCTTCATATTTGTTTGATCAATTTATTGAGAACATAAAAGGGAATTAA
- the rplQ gene encoding 50S ribosomal protein L17: MRHGKKFNHLSRQTGHRKAMLANMACSLIEHKRINTTVAKAKALKQFVEPLITKSKEDTTHNRRIVFAYLRSKYAVTDLFRDVAAKVGDRPGGYTRIIKVGNRLGDNADMAMIELVDFNELYNGGKKEVKKAKSRRGGKAKKADETSEAPAADTETTTEASE, translated from the coding sequence ATGAGACACGGAAAAAAATTCAATCACTTAAGCAGACAGACTGGACATAGAAAAGCTATGTTGGCTAATATGGCTTGTTCTCTTATTGAGCACAAACGTATTAACACTACTGTTGCTAAAGCTAAAGCGCTTAAACAATTCGTTGAGCCTTTAATCACAAAATCAAAAGAAGATACGACTCACAATCGTCGTATTGTTTTTGCATACTTACGTAGCAAATATGCTGTAACTGACTTGTTCAGAGACGTAGCTGCTAAAGTAGGAGACCGTCCAGGTGGATACACTCGTATCATTAAAGTTGGAAATCGTTTAGGAGATAACGCTGACATGGCGATGATCGAACTTGTTGATTTCAATGAACTTTACAACGGAGGTAAAAAAGAAGTTAAAAAAGCAAAAAGCCGTCGTGGTGGAAAAGCAAAGAAAGCTGATGAGACTTCTGAAGCTCCTGCTGCTGATACAGAAACGACAACTGAAGCTTCTGAATAA
- a CDS encoding DNA-directed RNA polymerase subunit alpha: MAIFNFQKPDKVIMIDSTDFEGKFEFRPLEPGYGLTVGNALRRVLLSALEGYAITSVRIEGVDHEFSTISGVVEDVTEIILNLKQVRFKRQIEDIDNEAVTISVSGKDQLTAGDFQKFISGFQVLNPDLVICNLDSKIKLNFDLTIEKGRGYVPAEENKKQNAAIGTIFTDSIFTPVKNVKYAIENFRVEQKTDYEKLVFEIKTDGSINPKDALTEAAKVLIHHFMLFSDERITLEADEIAQTESYDEESLHMRQLLKTKLVDMDLSVRALNCLKAAEVDTLGDLVSFNKNDLMKFRNFGKKSLTELDELVAVKNLTFGMDLAKYKLDKE, from the coding sequence ATGGCAATATTTAATTTTCAAAAGCCCGATAAAGTTATCATGATCGATTCAACCGATTTTGAAGGTAAATTCGAATTTAGACCTTTAGAACCTGGTTATGGATTGACTGTTGGTAATGCACTTAGAAGAGTTTTGCTTTCAGCATTAGAAGGTTATGCAATTACATCTGTTCGCATAGAAGGTGTAGATCATGAGTTTTCTACTATCTCAGGTGTTGTTGAAGATGTTACCGAAATTATCCTTAATCTTAAACAAGTTCGTTTCAAACGTCAAATTGAAGATATCGATAATGAAGCAGTTACTATTTCTGTTTCTGGTAAAGATCAATTAACAGCAGGTGATTTTCAAAAATTTATTTCAGGTTTCCAAGTACTGAATCCAGACCTTGTTATCTGTAATTTAGATAGTAAAATTAAACTGAATTTCGATTTAACAATCGAAAAAGGTAGAGGATACGTACCTGCTGAGGAGAACAAAAAACAGAATGCTGCAATTGGAACGATTTTTACAGATTCAATTTTTACTCCGGTAAAAAATGTAAAATATGCAATTGAAAACTTCCGTGTTGAGCAAAAGACAGATTACGAGAAATTGGTTTTTGAAATAAAAACTGATGGATCTATTAATCCTAAAGATGCCCTTACTGAAGCTGCTAAAGTTTTAATTCACCACTTCATGTTATTCTCTGACGAAAGAATTACACTCGAGGCTGACGAAATTGCACAAACAGAATCGTATGATGAAGAGTCATTACATATGAGACAATTGCTTAAAACTAAGCTTGTTGATATGGATTTATCTGTGAGAGCATTAAATTGCTTGAAAGCGGCTGAAGTTGATACACTTGGTGATTTAGTATCGTTCAATAAAAATGACCTAATGAAATTCCGTAATTTTGGTAAAAAATCTTTAACTGAACTTGATGAACTTGTTGCAGTTAAGAATTTGACTTTCGGAATGGATTTAGCTAAATACAAACTAGATAAAGAATAA
- the rpsD gene encoding 30S ribosomal protein S4, with the protein MARYTGPSTRIARKFGEAIFGDDKSFEKRNYPPGQHGMAKKRGKKSEYAVQLMEKQKAKYSYGILEKQFRNLFEKASATKGVTGEVLLQLCEARLDNVVFRMGIAPSRRGARQIVSHRHVTVNGEVVNIPSYHLKPGDKVAVREKSKSLEAIERSLSNSSHVYEWITWNNDLKEGTFVSVPARLQIPENIKEQLIVELYNK; encoded by the coding sequence ATGGCAAGATATACTGGTCCAAGCACAAGAATCGCTCGTAAATTTGGCGAAGCAATCTTCGGAGATGACAAATCTTTCGAAAAAAGAAATTACCCACCTGGACAACACGGGATGGCTAAAAAAAGAGGAAAAAAATCTGAGTATGCTGTTCAGTTAATGGAAAAGCAAAAAGCTAAATATTCTTACGGAATTTTAGAAAAACAATTCAGAAATTTATTCGAAAAAGCATCAGCTACTAAAGGAGTTACTGGTGAGGTTTTATTACAATTATGTGAAGCAAGATTAGATAATGTAGTTTTCAGAATGGGTATCGCTCCTTCTAGAAGAGGTGCACGTCAAATCGTATCTCACAGACACGTTACTGTAAACGGTGAAGTGGTTAATATTCCTTCTTACCACCTTAAACCTGGTGATAAAGTTGCTGTTCGTGAAAAATCTAAATCTTTAGAGGCTATCGAACGTTCTTTATCTAATTCAAGTCATGTTTATGAATGGATTACTTGGAACAATGATCTTAAAGAAGGAACTTTCGTTTCTGTACCTGCGAGACTTCAAATTCCAGAAAACATTAAAGAACAATTAATCGTAGAGTTGTACAACAAATAA
- the rpsK gene encoding 30S ribosomal protein S11, which yields MAKATAKKRKVIVESTGEAHISATFNNIIISLTNKKGEVISWSSAGKMGFRGSKKNTPYAAQMAAEDCSKVALEAGLKKVKVYVKGPGNGRESAIRSIHNGGIEVTEIIDVTPMPHNGCRPPKRRRV from the coding sequence ATGGCTAAAGCAACTGCAAAAAAACGTAAAGTTATCGTTGAATCAACGGGTGAAGCTCATATTTCTGCCACTTTCAACAACATTATCATTTCTTTGACAAATAAGAAAGGTGAAGTTATTTCTTGGTCTTCAGCTGGTAAGATGGGTTTCAGAGGTTCTAAAAAGAATACTCCGTACGCAGCTCAAATGGCAGCAGAAGATTGTAGTAAAGTAGCTCTTGAGGCAGGACTTAAAAAAGTTAAAGTTTATGTAAAAGGACCAGGAAACGGACGTGAGTCTGCTATCCGTTCTATTCATAACGGTGGAATTGAAGTTACAGAGATTATCGATGTTACTCCAATGCCTCACAACGGATGTCGTCCTCCTAAAAGACGTAGAGTTTAA
- the rpsM gene encoding 30S ribosomal protein S13 — MARIAGVDIPKNKRGVIALTYIFGLGRSRAIEILEKAQVSQDKKVQEWNDDEIGAIREAVSTFKIEGELRSEVSLNIKRLMDIGCYRGIRHRSGLPLRGQRTKNNSRTRKGKRKTVANKKKATK; from the coding sequence ATGGCAAGAATAGCAGGGGTAGATATCCCAAAAAATAAGAGAGGTGTTATAGCACTTACCTATATCTTTGGATTAGGAAGAAGTAGAGCTATTGAGATTTTAGAAAAAGCTCAAGTTAGCCAAGATAAAAAAGTTCAAGAGTGGAATGATGATGAGATCGGAGCAATTCGTGAGGCAGTATCAACTTTCAAGATTGAAGGAGAATTACGTTCTGAGGTTTCTTTAAACATCAAACGTTTAATGGATATTGGTTGTTACAGAGGTATCCGTCATAGATCTGGTCTTCCGTTAAGAGGACAAAGAACTAAAAACAACTCTAGAACAAGAAAAGGTAAAAGAAAAACTGTTGCTAACAAGAAAAAAGCAACTAAATAA
- the ykgO gene encoding type B 50S ribosomal protein L36 yields the protein MKVRASVKKRSPECIIVRRKGRLYVINKKNPRFKQRQG from the coding sequence ATGAAAGTTAGAGCATCAGTAAAAAAGAGAAGTCCCGAGTGCATCATTGTGCGTAGAAAAGGGAGATTGTACGTAATAAACAAAAAGAATCCTAGATTTAAACAAAGACAAGGATAA
- the infA gene encoding translation initiation factor IF-1, whose protein sequence is MAKQSAIEQDGSIIEALSNAMFRVELENGHIVIAHISGKMRMHYIKLLPGDKVKLEMSPYDLSKARITYRY, encoded by the coding sequence ATGGCAAAACAATCAGCAATAGAACAAGACGGATCAATCATTGAAGCATTATCAAATGCGATGTTCCGTGTAGAATTAGAAAATGGACATATTGTAATTGCTCATATTTCTGGTAAGATGCGTATGCATTACATCAAATTATTACCTGGTGATAAAGTGAAACTAGAAATGAGCCCTTACGACTTGTCAAAAGCAAGAATTACTTATAGATATTAA
- the secY gene encoding preprotein translocase subunit SecY: protein MKKFIESISNVWKIEELKNRILITLGLLLVYRFGAHVTLPGIDATQLTGLAGQTKNGLGSILDMFTGGAFSKASVFALGIMPYISASIVVQLMGIAIPYLQKLQNDGESGRKKINQITRWLTIVITLVQGPTYIYNLYRTLPSSAFLLGFNSFEFLFSSVIILVTGTIFAMWLGEKITDKGIGNGISLLIMVGILARFPQAFIQEFTTRVTNNNGGPMLLVIEIIIWLLVIISCVLLIMAVRKIPVQYARRTTSGDYEQDLMGGNRQWIPLKLNASGVMPIIFAQAIMFIPAAVAGLSKSDTSQSIVGAFSNMFGFWYNFVFATLIVVFTFFYTAITVPTNKMSDDLKRSGGFIPGVRPGVETSDFLDKVMSLITFPGSLFLALIAVFPAIVVSFMDVQQSWAMFFGGTSLIIMVGVAIDTIQQINSYLLNKHYDGLMKTGKNRKAVA, encoded by the coding sequence ATGAAGAAATTTATTGAATCAATAAGTAATGTTTGGAAAATCGAAGAACTGAAAAATAGAATCTTAATTACTTTAGGACTTCTTTTAGTATATCGTTTTGGAGCACACGTTACGCTTCCTGGAATTGATGCAACGCAATTAACTGGATTAGCGGGACAAACAAAAAATGGTTTAGGATCTATTCTAGACATGTTCACCGGAGGTGCATTCTCTAAAGCTTCAGTTTTTGCTTTAGGTATTATGCCTTATATTTCAGCGTCTATTGTTGTACAGTTAATGGGAATTGCGATTCCGTATTTACAAAAACTTCAAAATGATGGAGAGAGCGGTAGAAAAAAAATTAATCAGATAACACGTTGGTTAACTATTGTTATTACACTAGTTCAAGGACCAACTTACATCTATAATTTATATAGAACATTACCTAGTAGTGCATTCTTACTAGGTTTTAATTCTTTTGAGTTTTTATTTTCTTCTGTGATAATTTTGGTTACAGGTACAATTTTTGCCATGTGGTTAGGAGAAAAAATTACAGATAAAGGTATTGGAAATGGAATCTCATTGTTGATTATGGTTGGTATATTAGCTCGTTTTCCACAAGCTTTTATTCAAGAATTTACAACCAGAGTTACCAATAACAATGGAGGACCAATGTTATTAGTTATTGAAATTATTATTTGGTTATTAGTTATTATTTCTTGTGTGCTGTTAATTATGGCAGTTCGTAAAATCCCAGTTCAATACGCTCGTCGTACAACTTCAGGTGATTATGAGCAAGATTTGATGGGAGGAAATAGACAATGGATTCCACTTAAGCTTAATGCTTCTGGGGTTATGCCAATCATTTTTGCACAAGCAATTATGTTTATTCCTGCAGCTGTAGCTGGATTGTCAAAATCAGATACATCACAATCAATTGTTGGAGCTTTTAGTAATATGTTTGGATTCTGGTATAATTTTGTATTTGCAACTTTAATTGTTGTATTTACTTTCTTCTATACTGCGATTACAGTACCTACTAACAAGATGTCTGACGATTTAAAGAGAAGCGGTGGTTTTATTCCAGGTGTTAGACCAGGAGTTGAGACTTCAGATTTTCTTGATAAAGTGATGTCTTTAATAACTTTCCCAGGATCTTTATTCCTTGCTTTGATTGCTGTGTTCCCAGCCATTGTTGTAAGTTTTATGGATGTACAACAATCTTGGGCAATGTTTTTTGGAGGTACCTCATTAATAATTATGGTTGGAGTTGCAATAGATACTATTCAACAAATCAACTCATACTTGTTAAACAAACATTATGATGGTTTAATGAAGACTGGTAAAAATAGAAAAGCAGTAGCTTAA
- the rplO gene encoding 50S ribosomal protein L15 translates to MNLSNLQPAEGSTHNQNKRLGRGEGSGKGGTAARGHKGAKSRSGYSKKIGFEGGQMPLQRRVPKFGFTNINRKEYEGVNLDTLQLLVDNGIITDSVDMTVYVANRLATKNEIVKILGRGELKAKLKVTAHKFTATAKAAIEAAGGEAVTI, encoded by the coding sequence ATGAATTTAAGTAACTTACAACCAGCTGAAGGATCAACGCACAATCAAAATAAAAGATTAGGTAGAGGAGAAGGTTCTGGAAAAGGTGGCACTGCTGCAAGAGGTCACAAAGGAGCAAAATCTCGTTCTGGTTATTCTAAAAAGATTGGTTTTGAAGGAGGGCAAATGCCACTTCAAAGACGTGTACCTAAGTTCGGTTTCACAAACATCAACCGTAAAGAATACGAAGGTGTAAATTTAGATACGCTTCAATTATTAGTAGACAATGGTATTATTACAGATTCTGTTGATATGACAGTTTATGTAGCTAATCGTCTAGCTACCAAAAATGAAATCGTTAAGATTTTAGGTAGAGGAGAATTGAAAGCAAAATTAAAAGTAACTGCTCACAAATTTACTGCTACTGCAAAAGCTGCTATTGAAGCTGCTGGTGGAGAGGCTGTAACAATATAA
- the rpmD gene encoding 50S ribosomal protein L30 produces the protein MAKLLVKQVRSKINCPLSQKRGLEALGLRKMGQVVEHDSNPAILGMINKVKHLVSVEEAK, from the coding sequence ATGGCTAAATTATTAGTAAAACAAGTAAGAAGCAAAATCAACTGTCCTCTTTCTCAAAAAAGAGGTTTGGAAGCTTTAGGTCTACGTAAAATGGGACAAGTTGTAGAGCATGATTCAAATCCTGCTATCCTTGGGATGATAAACAAAGTTAAACACTTAGTTTCTGTTGAAGAAGCTAAATAA
- the rpsE gene encoding 30S ribosomal protein S5, which yields MMSKYKNVELVKPSGLELKDRLVSVNRVTKVTKGGRAFGFSAIVVVGDENGVVGHGLGKSKDVSEAIAKAVEDAKKNLVKIPLNGHSVPHEQKGKFGGARVFLIPASHGTGVIAGGAVRSVLESVGIHDVLSKSQGSSNPHNVVKATFDALLQMRSAYTVAKQRGVSLEKVFKG from the coding sequence ATTATGTCTAAATACAAAAATGTAGAATTAGTAAAACCAAGTGGTCTTGAACTTAAAGATCGTCTGGTAAGTGTTAATCGTGTTACTAAAGTTACAAAAGGTGGTAGAGCTTTCGGTTTTTCTGCTATTGTAGTTGTAGGTGATGAAAATGGAGTTGTTGGACATGGATTAGGAAAATCTAAAGATGTTTCTGAAGCAATTGCGAAAGCAGTAGAAGATGCTAAGAAAAATTTAGTAAAAATTCCTTTGAATGGACATTCAGTTCCTCACGAACAAAAAGGTAAATTTGGTGGTGCACGTGTATTCTTAATTCCTGCTTCTCATGGTACAGGAGTTATTGCTGGTGGAGCTGTTCGTTCAGTTCTTGAATCAGTAGGTATTCACGATGTATTATCTAAATCTCAAGGATCATCAAATCCTCATAACGTAGTTAAAGCAACTTTTGATGCTTTATTACAAATGAGAAGCGCTTATACTGTTGCAAAACAAAGAGGTGTTTCTTTAGAAAAAGTTTTTAAAGGTTAA